One segment of Ipomoea triloba cultivar NCNSP0323 chromosome 12, ASM357664v1 DNA contains the following:
- the LOC116000020 gene encoding cytosolic endo-beta-N-acetylglucosaminidase 1-like, producing MGIDVFGRNTYGGGQWTTNAALDVIKKDNVSAAIFAPAWVYETKQPPDFQTAQNRWWGLVEKSWGISQKYPQVLPLYSNFDQVSTQNMEYFI from the exons ATGGGAATTGATGTTTTTGGAAGAAATACTTATGGTGGTGGACAATGGACT ACAAATGCAGCCCTTGATGTGATTAAGAAGGATAATGTTTCGGCAGCCATATTTGCCCCTGCATGGGTGTATGAGACTAAGCAGCCACCTGATTTTCAGACTGCTCAAAATCG TTGGTGGGGGCTTGTAGAGAAATCCTGGGGCATTTCACAGAAGTATCCCCAAGTGCTTCCACTTTACTCAAACTTTGATCAGGTATCGACTCAGAACATGGAGTATTTTATTTGA